The following are encoded in a window of Gloeothece citriformis PCC 7424 genomic DNA:
- a CDS encoding CHASE2 domain-containing protein has product MKTKNFFKHLLIFIPITGFILVLRTLGWLQLFELLAYDILFQLRPLEPLDSRIVIVGLQESEIQKYYPLSDQTLAQLIEKIKRQNPVAIGLDFYRDVSVGAGQEQLLKTFKTTPNLIGVKKAIGEKVNPPQALKERGQIASSDVVLDGDGVLRRGLIGFFDEQDQYVNTIGAKLGFLYLERKGIFPETDKSQKAIKVGEKIFERFQANQGAYRQADAGGYQILLNSRNPRQSFVKVSFGDVLSEQINPRLFQDKLVFIGTTSSSIKDEFLTPYSRSLFTSPQPVYGVEIQANLASYILSAVFDNRATIKTFPPLIDLIFLIGIGGIVYLCLWSIRSTQNYLVLTLKGIIITIFLSGLLLVIYYCLFLGGWWFPLIPCLLEVGSITLGVAGLILYNKNQEIQSLYRELKQTQEQIIFEKKQSSLAKLVLGVAHEINNPLNFVINFSVLSLDYLEELENLPWTPENKEEINRLILFIKENCQDTLEHGQRAALITKSLLQQTPSQDNRTISADVNELIESLLSVVIYSKQAEKNDFSLFIETNYDPLIGTKEIIYQDVYQILVNLVNNACDAVFEKKKKEGGDFDPKIFVSTRLLKNEKFQLTIGDNGDGIAPEIEAHLFEPFQTTKNLGEGIGIGLYNTYQLVKKNQGNIYWKREDGKTTFFVEI; this is encoded by the coding sequence ATGAAAACTAAGAATTTTTTCAAACATTTACTGATTTTTATTCCTATAACTGGTTTCATTTTAGTTTTAAGAACTCTCGGGTGGCTTCAGTTATTTGAATTACTAGCCTATGATATCTTATTTCAGTTACGTCCTTTAGAACCTTTGGATTCTAGGATAGTTATTGTTGGCTTACAAGAATCAGAAATTCAAAAATACTATCCTCTAAGCGATCAAACCCTTGCTCAATTAATTGAGAAGATTAAACGGCAAAACCCGGTAGCGATCGGTTTAGACTTTTATAGGGACGTATCAGTTGGAGCCGGACAAGAACAATTGCTTAAAACCTTCAAAACAACGCCTAATTTAATAGGGGTTAAAAAAGCCATTGGAGAGAAGGTTAATCCTCCACAAGCGCTAAAAGAACGAGGACAAATAGCCTCATCGGATGTTGTACTTGATGGAGATGGTGTTTTACGTCGAGGCTTAATAGGATTTTTTGATGAGCAAGATCAATATGTTAACACAATCGGAGCAAAGCTAGGGTTTTTATATTTAGAAAGAAAAGGAATATTTCCCGAAACTGATAAATCTCAAAAAGCCATTAAAGTAGGAGAGAAAATTTTTGAGCGATTTCAAGCCAATCAGGGGGCTTATCGTCAAGCAGATGCCGGAGGATATCAAATCCTTTTAAATTCAAGAAATCCTCGTCAAAGTTTTGTAAAAGTTTCTTTTGGTGACGTTTTATCCGAGCAAATTAACCCCAGATTATTCCAGGATAAATTAGTTTTTATTGGTACAACCTCAAGTTCTATTAAGGATGAATTTTTAACTCCTTATAGTCGGTCTTTATTTACTTCACCTCAACCGGTTTATGGGGTAGAAATACAAGCTAATCTAGCTAGTTATATTCTAAGTGCTGTTTTTGATAATAGAGCTACGATAAAAACTTTTCCTCCTTTGATTGACTTGATTTTCTTAATTGGAATTGGAGGAATAGTTTACTTATGTCTTTGGTCAATCCGCTCAACCCAAAATTACTTAGTTTTAACCCTTAAAGGGATAATTATTACTATATTTTTAAGTGGATTACTATTAGTTATTTATTATTGTTTATTTCTCGGAGGGTGGTGGTTTCCTCTTATTCCTTGTCTTTTAGAAGTGGGAAGTATAACTTTGGGAGTTGCTGGACTTATTTTATATAATAAAAATCAAGAAATTCAAAGTTTATATAGGGAATTAAAACAAACTCAAGAACAAATTATTTTTGAAAAAAAGCAAAGCTCTTTAGCGAAATTGGTATTAGGAGTTGCTCATGAAATAAACAATCCCCTCAATTTCGTGATCAATTTTTCAGTTTTAAGCCTTGATTATTTAGAGGAATTGGAAAATCTTCCTTGGACTCCTGAAAATAAAGAAGAGATAAATAGATTGATTTTATTTATTAAAGAAAATTGCCAAGATACTTTAGAACACGGACAACGGGCTGCTCTTATTACTAAATCTCTTTTACAACAAACCCCTTCTCAAGATAATAGAACTATTTCGGCTGATGTTAACGAGTTGATTGAATCCTTATTATCTGTTGTTATCTACAGTAAACAAGCTGAAAAGAATGATTTCTCTCTCTTTATAGAAACTAATTATGACCCTTTAATTGGGACAAAAGAAATAATTTATCAAGATGTTTATCAAATTTTAGTGAACTTAGTCAATAATGCTTGCGATGCAGTATTTGAAAAAAAGAAGAAAGAAGGAGGCGATTTTGACCCCAAAATTTTTGTTTCTACTCGTTTATTAAAAAATGAAAAATTTCAACTCACGATAGGAGATAATGGGGATGGCATTGCGCCTGAAATAGAAGCCCATCTCTTTGAACCGTTCCAAACTACAAAAAATTTGGGAGAAGGCATTGGCATAGGTTTATATAATACCTATCAATTAGTCAAAAAAAATCAAGGGAATATCTATTGGAAAAGAGAAGACGGTAAGACAACATTTTTTGTTGAAATTTGA
- a CDS encoding Rpn family recombination-promoting nuclease/putative transposase: protein MKTDSIFYQIFLKFPESFFDLIGESSDRVGDYQFTSREVKQLSFRLDGLFLPTVEETDLPFYLVEVQFQPKPEFYYRLFGEFFLFLKDYQPPYPWQIVVIYPNRSVEREQPLHLENMLNLPEVRRIYLDELGELAQESLGVGVIKLVVESEEESVPKAKSLIEQTKNQLPDEQIQKNLIDLIESIIVYKFPLKSREEIEAMFNLSDLKQTKVYQEALAEGEGIGRQQEGFNLVLRLLNRRIGQISPTLTEQIRGLSVEQLENLGEALLDFGTSSDLRQWLVENT, encoded by the coding sequence GTGAAAACCGACAGTATTTTTTATCAAATCTTTCTCAAGTTTCCTGAAAGTTTCTTTGACTTAATTGGCGAGTCATCGGATAGAGTTGGCGATTACCAATTTACTTCCCGTGAAGTCAAACAACTATCTTTTAGGTTAGATGGGCTATTTCTTCCCACAGTAGAAGAAACTGATTTACCTTTCTATTTGGTAGAGGTTCAGTTTCAACCCAAACCCGAGTTTTATTATCGGCTATTCGGGGAATTTTTTCTGTTTCTTAAAGACTACCAACCCCCCTACCCCTGGCAGATTGTGGTCATCTATCCTAATCGAAGCGTGGAGAGGGAACAGCCTCTACATTTGGAGAATATGTTAAACTTACCCGAAGTCAGAAGAATTTATTTAGACGAGTTGGGAGAATTAGCACAAGAGTCTTTGGGAGTTGGTGTGATTAAATTAGTAGTAGAATCAGAGGAAGAATCCGTCCCCAAGGCCAAAAGTCTGATCGAGCAAACCAAAAACCAATTACCCGATGAACAAATCCAGAAAAACTTAATCGATTTAATCGAAAGTATTATTGTCTACAAGTTCCCATTAAAATCGAGAGAGGAAATAGAAGCAATGTTTAACTTAAGTGATTTAAAACAGACCAAAGTTTATCAAGAAGCTCTAGCCGAGGGTGAAGGGATAGGAAGACAGCAAGAAGGATTTAACTTAGTCCTACGCCTCCTCAACCGTCGCATAGGTCAAATCTCCCCGACTTTGACTGAGCAAATACGAGGGCTATCTGTTGAGCAACTAGAGAACTTGGGAGAGGCTTTGCTGGATTTTGGGACATCTTCTGATTTAAGGCAGTGGCTGGTAGAAAATACTTAA
- a CDS encoding solute carrier family 26 protein has product MTNHPKNISALMPGLKRLKSYQKAWVWADVLAGVTVAAYLIPQCMAYGELAGLEPVVGLWAILPPMILYTLFGSSPQLSVGPESTTAVMTAAAISSLTLTQGSNYASLATVLAGVVGLVCIIGYGFRLGFLASLLSKPILIGYMAGVAIIMISRQLSKISGIPLESGTPLGEVTEFCAKISQLHWPTFILSLLVLVFLFAVARYSPKSPGPLLAVLLATATVATFKLDRYGVALVGPIPAGLPHLALPIIPLEQFLPLIASAIGIAIVGYSDNVLTARAFASRNHYQVDANQELLALGIANLGNGLMQGFPISSSGSRTTIGDSLGSKSQVFSLVALIVVIFVLLFLRPVLALFPKPALGAIVIYAATKLIEIPEFIRLKKFRRTELALALSTTVGVLLTDILVGVAIAVSLSILDLLARISHPHDAVLGEVRGMPGLHDIADWSETKTIPGLVIYRYDAPLCFANVEDFKRRAMDAIEAEWVPVEWFVLNTEAIVELDLTAVDALREFYNELKVRNITLAMARVKQDLYVQLEGSGLLTLMGSDHVYFTLHTAIAAFFERHEDD; this is encoded by the coding sequence ATGACTAATCATCCCAAAAATATTTCTGCCCTAATGCCAGGCTTAAAAAGATTAAAGTCTTACCAAAAAGCTTGGGTTTGGGCTGATGTATTAGCGGGGGTGACAGTGGCAGCTTATTTAATTCCTCAGTGTATGGCTTACGGTGAATTAGCCGGTCTAGAACCTGTAGTAGGATTATGGGCTATTTTACCGCCGATGATCCTCTATACATTATTTGGTTCATCTCCTCAACTCTCAGTCGGGCCAGAATCGACTACGGCGGTAATGACAGCAGCAGCAATTTCTTCTTTAACACTCACTCAGGGAAGCAACTATGCTAGTTTAGCTACAGTTTTAGCAGGAGTAGTGGGGCTAGTCTGTATTATTGGTTATGGGTTTCGCTTGGGGTTTTTGGCTTCCTTGCTGTCTAAGCCAATTTTAATTGGCTATATGGCAGGGGTAGCAATCATCATGATTTCACGACAACTCAGCAAAATTAGCGGGATTCCCCTAGAATCCGGCACACCTTTGGGAGAAGTGACGGAATTTTGCGCCAAAATTTCCCAACTTCACTGGCCGACATTTATCTTGTCCTTGTTGGTGTTAGTTTTTTTATTCGCCGTGGCTCGTTATTCTCCCAAGTCTCCCGGTCCCCTGTTGGCCGTGTTACTAGCAACAGCCACCGTCGCTACTTTCAAGTTAGACCGATATGGAGTAGCACTTGTCGGACCAATTCCTGCCGGCTTACCCCATCTCGCTCTACCCATTATTCCCCTTGAACAATTTTTGCCCCTGATTGCCTCAGCCATAGGTATTGCTATAGTGGGTTATTCGGATAATGTCTTAACGGCCAGAGCTTTCGCTAGTCGTAACCACTACCAAGTTGATGCCAATCAAGAATTATTAGCTTTGGGAATTGCTAACTTAGGCAACGGATTAATGCAGGGTTTTCCTATTAGTAGCAGTGGCAGTCGTACTACGATAGGGGATTCTCTGGGCAGTAAAAGTCAAGTATTTTCCTTAGTGGCTTTAATTGTTGTTATTTTTGTTTTGTTGTTTTTACGTCCTGTCCTGGCTCTTTTTCCTAAACCGGCTTTAGGAGCAATTGTTATTTATGCAGCCACCAAACTCATAGAAATTCCCGAATTTATCAGACTGAAAAAATTTAGACGCACTGAATTAGCCCTAGCCTTATCTACAACCGTTGGCGTTTTATTGACGGATATATTAGTGGGTGTAGCGATTGCTGTTAGTTTATCCATATTGGATTTATTGGCGCGTATTTCTCATCCTCACGATGCGGTTTTAGGGGAAGTGCGAGGAATGCCCGGATTACATGATATCGCTGATTGGAGCGAAACTAAAACTATCCCTGGTTTAGTCATCTATCGTTATGATGCGCCTCTATGCTTTGCTAATGTGGAAGATTTTAAGCGACGGGCAATGGATGCCATTGAAGCTGAATGGGTGCCGGTAGAGTGGTTTGTTTTAAATACAGAAGCGATCGTAGAATTAGATCTTACTGCTGTCGATGCCTTAAGAGAATTTTACAACGAACTTAAAGTCAGAAATATTACCTTAGCGATGGCACGAGTGAAACAGGATTTGTACGTTCAACTTGAGGGTTCTGGACTTTTAACATTAATGGGGTCCGATCATGTTTATTTTACACTTCATACGGCGATTGCCGCCTTTTTTGAACGTCACGAAGATGATTGA
- a CDS encoding serine/threonine-protein kinase yields MSGLSEGSLIANRYKIVRELGEGNFGKTYMAKDLHKPNHPLCVVKQFKPLQSEHGTFRTALRLFNQEAAILQQLGSHPDIPNLDAFFEENNNLYLVQEYIDGNVLSEEIIIGQPWQEEEIIKLLKQILIPLKYVHEKNIVHRDLKPDNLMRRAENGHIVLIDFGAVKQISQEIKKQGTVIGTIGYMPPEQYEGTTAKSCDVYALGVIVIEALTGKKIKEFTGPIQALDSVHHISDGLKNIILKMTRRNDQERYGDEIQKKANYGKQKEPDYTEFKKIVQRVEEILVCTDFNKNPVTLACNGNWKTIEGTINGVSLQDNNLLVKLSANSQIYNISVSLDITQEIFGSNKLTEIQGKSVVVKTNQMSRDNKITVEQPAQLKILNDK; encoded by the coding sequence ATGTCAGGATTAAGTGAAGGCTCTCTCATAGCCAATAGATATAAAATAGTGAGAGAGCTTGGAGAAGGAAACTTTGGAAAAACTTACATGGCAAAAGATTTACATAAACCGAATCATCCCTTATGTGTAGTCAAACAATTTAAGCCTTTGCAATCAGAGCATGGTACTTTTAGAACTGCTCTACGTTTATTTAATCAAGAAGCAGCAATTTTACAACAATTGGGTAGCCATCCTGATATTCCCAATCTTGACGCTTTTTTTGAGGAAAATAATAATCTATACTTAGTACAAGAATATATTGATGGTAATGTTCTGAGTGAAGAAATTATAATAGGACAACCCTGGCAGGAAGAAGAGATAATAAAATTACTTAAGCAAATTCTTATCCCTCTTAAGTATGTCCATGAAAAAAATATAGTTCACCGTGATTTAAAACCTGACAATTTGATGAGGAGAGCGGAAAATGGCCATATTGTTTTAATTGATTTTGGTGCTGTCAAACAAATATCGCAAGAGATAAAAAAACAGGGTACGGTAATTGGAACAATCGGCTATATGCCCCCTGAACAGTACGAAGGAACTACTGCTAAGTCTTGTGATGTATATGCTTTAGGTGTAATAGTGATCGAGGCGTTGACTGGGAAAAAAATAAAGGAATTTACTGGACCAATACAAGCATTAGACAGCGTTCATCATATTAGTGACGGACTCAAAAACATTATCCTAAAAATGACAAGGCGTAATGATCAGGAAAGATATGGTGATGAGATTCAAAAAAAAGCTAATTATGGAAAGCAAAAAGAACCGGACTATACAGAGTTTAAGAAAATTGTTCAGAGAGTAGAAGAAATATTGGTTTGTACTGACTTCAATAAAAACCCTGTTACTTTAGCCTGTAACGGAAATTGGAAAACTATTGAAGGTACAATTAACGGTGTCTCGCTCCAAGATAATAATTTATTGGTTAAACTATCTGCTAACAGTCAAATTTATAATATCTCAGTTTCTTTAGATATTACTCAAGAAATATTTGGGAGTAATAAATTGACAGAGATACAAGGAAAATCCGTAGTCGTGAAGACAAATCAGATGAGTAGAGATAATAAAATAACTGTTGAGCAGCCGGCACAACTAAAAATTTTAAATGATAAATAA
- a CDS encoding nucleotidyltransferase family protein, translated as MNKEDLIKFLKQNLTGIKSYGVTSLALFGSFARDEAKSSSDLDLLVEFEGVVTFDKYMELKFFLEDSLGLSVDLVTRKMLKPQLLNSIDKEAIYVS; from the coding sequence ATGAATAAAGAGGATTTAATTAAGTTTTTAAAGCAAAATTTAACGGGAATTAAAAGTTATGGGGTAACCTCATTAGCTTTATTTGGCTCTTTTGCCAGAGATGAGGCAAAAAGTAGTAGCGATCTTGATTTATTGGTGGAGTTTGAAGGAGTAGTTACCTTTGACAAATATATGGAGTTAAAGTTTTTTTTGGAGGATAGTTTAGGGTTATCGGTTGATTTAGTCACTCGGAAAATGTTAAAACCTCAACTCCTCAATTCAATTGACAAGGAAGCCATTTATGTCTCGTAA
- a CDS encoding DUF86 domain-containing protein: MSRNLRLYFEDILISCDKILRYSKGLDYKSFMGDELRVDATLRNLQIIGEAVKQVPPEMRAKYPRVEWRKIAGLRDILAHAYFSLEDEMIWDIIQTKIIPLKSEVETIIAQEFE; this comes from the coding sequence ATGTCTCGTAATTTAAGGCTTTATTTTGAGGATATATTAATCAGTTGTGATAAAATTTTACGATATAGTAAAGGACTTGATTATAAAAGTTTTATGGGAGATGAATTAAGGGTTGATGCTACTTTAAGGAATCTCCAAATTATTGGAGAAGCAGTTAAACAAGTTCCCCCAGAAATGAGAGCTAAGTATCCCAGGGTTGAATGGCGTAAAATTGCTGGTTTAAGAGATATTTTAGCTCATGCTTATTTTAGTTTAGAAGATGAAATGATTTGGGACATCATACAAACAAAAATTATCCCTCTTAAATCTGAAGTTGAAACTATCATTGCTCAAGAGTTTGAATAA
- a CDS encoding IS4/Tn5 family transposase DNA-binding protein: protein MTVKKSENACWSKCNFGDKRLTQRALYIGDCLRLKYGQALSTVFKNAGDLKRTYEFLANPKTSFEKVVEPSHYQTAKETKNLPLILSIGDTTFLDYKNGSPESLGKTV from the coding sequence ATGACTGTAAAAAAATCTGAAAATGCCTGTTGGTCAAAGTGTAATTTTGGCGATAAAAGGCTGACACAAAGAGCTTTATACATTGGGGACTGTTTACGTTTAAAATATGGTCAAGCTCTTTCAACAGTCTTTAAAAATGCCGGTGATCTTAAAAGAACCTACGAATTTTTAGCCAATCCGAAAACATCTTTTGAAAAAGTTGTGGAACCATCTCATTATCAAACCGCTAAAGAAACGAAAAATTTACCCCTAATATTGTCTATTGGAGATACAACATTTCTCGATTATAAAAACGGCTCTCCTGAAAGCTTGGGGAAAACTGTATAA
- a CDS encoding winged helix-turn-helix domain-containing protein, with amino-acid sequence MLEVQTPPGKLSLISPQVMNRLEERLREPQGFKSYSQIQQWLNQEFRIVVAYKTVHKIVRYKLNAKLKVPRPSSIKAKPEAQEAFKKTCHR; translated from the coding sequence TTGCTCGAAGTTCAAACACCCCCAGGGAAGTTAAGTTTAATTTCCCCCCAAGTGATGAATCGACTCGAAGAACGTCTTAGAGAACCTCAAGGATTTAAAAGTTATAGCCAAATTCAACAATGGCTTAATCAAGAGTTTAGAATTGTAGTTGCGTATAAAACTGTACATAAAATCGTGCGCTACAAGCTTAATGCCAAATTAAAAGTCCCTCGTCCTAGCAGCATAAAAGCTAAACCTGAAGCTCAAGAAGCTTTTAAAAAAACTTGCCACAGATAA
- a CDS encoding ParB/RepB/Spo0J family partition protein codes for MGHSKDLPIEIPTLGGVDALLGLGKPSSSDPPQTLPISDICLPQKGQPRHYFDPESLQDLIESVRQHGILQPLLVRPLEQGRYELVAGERRYRAASAVGLEKVPVYIKEMTAQEAWQLALVENLQRDGLNPIEETEGILKLLELRLDLPQKQVVSLLYRMQHEFKKSEVTQNVLGNPTGEMIEQMFNEVGRLTWQSFVTSRLPLLNLPEDILDVLRRGEIEYTKAKAIAKISDDEQRKLLLDEALVNSLSLNQIKEKVLLLEKTPTSQLNINKPKQYIKSLSSRLAQSNLWQADPQKWDLIKQKLQEIDDLL; via the coding sequence ATGGGGCATTCAAAAGATTTACCAATTGAGATCCCGACATTAGGCGGCGTTGATGCTTTGTTAGGTTTAGGAAAACCTTCATCCTCTGACCCACCACAAACTCTACCCATCTCTGATATTTGTTTGCCACAAAAGGGACAACCGAGGCATTATTTCGATCCTGAATCTTTGCAGGATTTAATTGAGTCAGTAAGACAGCATGGTATTCTTCAGCCGCTTTTAGTACGTCCTTTAGAACAGGGGCGTTATGAATTGGTGGCTGGAGAGCGGCGTTATCGGGCAGCGAGCGCAGTGGGATTAGAAAAAGTTCCTGTCTATATCAAAGAGATGACGGCACAGGAGGCTTGGCAGTTAGCGCTGGTGGAAAATTTACAACGGGATGGGCTAAATCCGATTGAAGAAACAGAAGGCATTTTGAAACTTTTAGAATTGCGGCTCGATCTACCTCAAAAGCAAGTCGTTTCCTTACTTTACCGAATGCAGCATGAATTTAAAAAGTCCGAAGTTACCCAAAACGTTTTGGGCAACCCGACCGGAGAAATGATTGAACAGATGTTTAACGAAGTGGGGCGTTTAACTTGGCAATCGTTTGTCACTAGCCGCTTGCCTTTACTCAATTTGCCTGAAGACATTTTAGATGTGCTGCGCAGAGGGGAGATTGAGTACACCAAAGCGAAGGCGATCGCTAAAATTTCTGATGATGAACAAAGGAAACTGCTCTTAGATGAGGCGCTTGTTAATAGTTTGTCGCTCAATCAAATTAAAGAAAAAGTTCTCCTTTTAGAGAAAACACCCACCTCACAATTAAATATAAATAAACCAAAGCAATATATTAAATCGCTATCTAGTCGGTTAGCTCAATCTAATCTTTGGCAAGCCGATCCTCAAAAATGGGATTTGATTAAACAAAAATTACAAGAAATTGACGATCTTTTGTAA
- a CDS encoding ParA family protein has product MSVIIALFNQSGGVGKTTLTQNLGYHLAVRQHKVLLVDMDSQASLTTFMGLDPNQLEKTVYHAVVGEKPLPIHDDIYHMALVPSNVDLSAAEMELVSVLMRELRLKNVIEPLLPKYDFILIDCPPSLGILSILGLVAATHVLVPVQCQFKSFQGTDLLLRTLTKIKKAANPHLILGGFVPMMYDIRNNQDGQIYRAMQQQLSPVGTVFNPVPNATAFANASLQRQPLAVYAPTHRAVIPLEQIVDNLEKLGA; this is encoded by the coding sequence ATGAGTGTAATTATCGCCTTATTTAATCAGAGCGGCGGAGTTGGAAAAACTACTCTGACTCAAAACTTAGGTTATCATCTTGCCGTGCGGCAGCATAAAGTTTTATTAGTTGATATGGATTCTCAAGCCTCATTAACGACTTTTATGGGGCTAGATCCCAATCAATTAGAAAAAACTGTTTACCATGCGGTTGTTGGGGAAAAACCTTTACCGATTCACGATGATATTTATCATATGGCACTTGTCCCATCTAATGTTGATTTAAGTGCGGCAGAGATGGAGCTTGTTTCAGTTTTAATGCGCGAACTTCGCTTAAAAAATGTCATCGAACCTTTATTGCCCAAATATGATTTTATTTTGATTGATTGCCCCCCGTCTCTTGGCATTTTATCAATTTTGGGGTTGGTTGCCGCTACTCATGTTTTAGTTCCAGTTCAATGTCAATTCAAATCGTTTCAGGGAACAGATTTGCTTTTACGGACTCTAACTAAGATAAAAAAAGCAGCCAATCCTCATTTAATTTTAGGCGGATTCGTTCCCATGATGTATGACATTAGAAATAATCAAGATGGTCAAATTTATCGGGCGATGCAGCAGCAATTATCGCCTGTTGGAACAGTTTTTAACCCTGTCCCTAACGCCACAGCTTTTGCCAATGCGAGTTTACAACGGCAACCTTTAGCGGTTTATGCCCCGACTCATCGTGCGGTTATTCCTTTAGAGCAAATTGTAGACAATTTAGAAAAATTAGGAGCTTAA
- a CDS encoding helix-turn-helix domain-containing protein, which translates to MRTFGRRSTFKSPSCFFGGAGMRYKSGYKISLQALTKLLDETPKQLKIETMQAICTAFNCKLSDFCEVVSDLELIWDQVIPSSAVKRPSTDDLNQFKNTD; encoded by the coding sequence ATGAGGACGTTTGGCAGGAGGAGTACGTTTAAATCGCCGTCTTGTTTTTTTGGGGGAGCGGGGATGAGATACAAAAGCGGGTATAAAATTTCGTTACAAGCTCTGACGAAGTTGTTAGATGAAACGCCAAAGCAATTAAAAATCGAAACAATGCAAGCAATTTGTACAGCTTTTAATTGTAAGCTAAGTGATTTTTGTGAAGTAGTTTCGGACTTAGAACTTATTTGGGATCAAGTCATCCCAAGCTCTGCCGTAAAAAGGCCGAGTACCGATGACCTTAATCAATTTAAAAATACGGATTGA
- a CDS encoding uracil-DNA glycosylase: protein MKQRSLLDILPSSNSTSPLKTLKKTCARCTQCGLHKNRTKVVFGSGTLEADIMLIGEAPGQTEDKTGKPFTGKAGKLLDKMLASINLERGQIYLTNIIKCRPPNNRTPTEKEIETCRPYLLAQIEFINPKFIVLAGGSAYRGLTGKRKPISQVRGKWFKWHNSKCISIFHPAYLLRNPSLEKGSPKWLTWQDLISLKRKLNKLTTKLHQ, encoded by the coding sequence ATGAAACAAAGGTCATTATTAGATATTCTGCCTAGTTCAAACTCGACCTCACCGTTAAAAACCCTCAAAAAAACCTGCGCTCGGTGTACTCAATGCGGACTTCATAAAAACCGAACAAAAGTTGTATTTGGAAGTGGCACACTTGAAGCTGACATAATGCTCATTGGTGAAGCCCCTGGACAAACTGAAGACAAAACAGGTAAACCTTTCACCGGCAAAGCGGGTAAACTTCTCGATAAAATGTTAGCCTCTATCAATTTAGAACGAGGGCAAATTTATCTTACCAATATCATTAAATGTCGTCCACCAAATAACCGAACTCCAACTGAAAAAGAAATTGAAACTTGTCGCCCCTATTTACTCGCTCAAATTGAATTCATTAATCCTAAATTTATCGTTTTAGCCGGTGGAAGTGCTTACCGAGGACTAACGGGAAAACGGAAACCTATTAGCCAAGTAAGAGGAAAATGGTTTAAATGGCACAACTCGAAATGTATTTCTATTTTCCATCCTGCCTATTTGCTCAGAAATCCTTCACTTGAAAAAGGTTCTCCTAAATGGCTCACTTGGCAAGATTTAATTTCTCTCAAACGAAAATTAAATAAATTAACGACCAAATTGCATCAATGA